One Paenibacillus riograndensis SBR5 DNA segment encodes these proteins:
- a CDS encoding IS110 family RNA-guided transposase has translation MDAIRERCAGLDIHQETVVVCLLSGPLEKKPKSVIETFGTTTRELLRLQEWLEQQGCTEIAMESTGVFWKPVWNILESTCTITLANPQRIRNMPGKKTDVKDAEWIAKLHRCGLIEGSFVPDEPIRDLRDLTRYLRKLKQNATQEKNRIHKILQDANIKLTTYVSDLFGVSGRALLDSIVNGEVLEVHEVRKLVHTRLKMKVPSLVEAMNGRLRLHHRKMIRRHWDHLQYLESEMQTLEAEIEELVQPYRKEIELLDTIPGVSTDAAASIVAELGTDVSPFPSEAHLASWVGVCPANHESAGKKKVKRTNAGTEV, from the coding sequence ATGGATGCCATTCGTGAACGCTGTGCCGGGTTGGATATTCATCAGGAGACGGTGGTGGTTTGTCTACTGAGTGGCCCCCTGGAGAAGAAACCCAAGTCCGTGATCGAGACGTTTGGAACCACGACCCGCGAGCTTTTGAGATTACAGGAGTGGCTGGAGCAGCAGGGATGTACCGAGATTGCCATGGAAAGTACAGGGGTCTTTTGGAAACCCGTGTGGAACATTCTAGAAAGCACCTGTACGATCACGCTGGCCAACCCGCAACGCATCCGCAATATGCCCGGGAAGAAGACCGACGTCAAGGATGCCGAGTGGATCGCCAAGCTCCACCGCTGCGGCTTGATTGAGGGAAGCTTTGTCCCGGACGAGCCCATCCGCGATTTGCGTGACCTTACCCGGTATCTGCGCAAGCTTAAGCAAAACGCGACGCAAGAAAAGAACCGGATTCACAAAATTCTACAAGATGCCAACATTAAACTGACCACGTATGTCTCCGATCTTTTTGGCGTTTCCGGTCGTGCGCTACTGGACTCGATTGTGAATGGCGAAGTGCTGGAGGTGCATGAGGTCCGCAAGCTGGTGCATACCCGGCTGAAGATGAAGGTGCCTTCACTGGTCGAAGCGATGAACGGCCGACTACGTCTGCATCACCGGAAGATGATCCGGCGTCATTGGGATCATTTGCAGTATCTGGAGAGTGAAATGCAGACGTTGGAAGCTGAAATTGAGGAACTGGTGCAACCATACAGGAAGGAAATTGAACTGCTGGATACCATTCCAGGCGTGAGCACGGATGCCGCGGCGAGCATCGTGGCGGAACTGGGTACCGACGTGTCTCCTTTTCCAAGTGAAGCTCATCTGGCCTCTTGGGTCGGGGTGTGTCCAGCCAACCATGAGAGCGCCGGTAAAAAAAAAGTAAAAAGAACCAACGCGGGAACCGAGGTCTGA